One window from the genome of Cricetulus griseus strain 17A/GY chromosome 2, alternate assembly CriGri-PICRH-1.0, whole genome shotgun sequence encodes:
- the LOC100769640 gene encoding interferon alpha-9 gives MARPCAFLIILVLMDYWSTCSLGCDLLQTHNIRNKRALTLLAQMRRLSPLSCLKDRKDFAFSLEKMDAQQIQKAQAMSVLQELTQQVLILFSSKDSFVAWETTLLDTFCDELHQLLSDQQACLKQQVVMQDSLMAVRKYFHRITVYLREKNHSPCAWEVVRAEVWRALSSSVNLLARLSEEKE, from the coding sequence ATGGCTAGACCCTGTGCTTTCCTGATTATCTTGGTGTTGATGGACTACTGGTCAACCTGCTCTCTGGGATGTGACCTGCTTCAGACTCATAACATCAGAAACAAGAGAGCCTTGACACTCCTGGCACAAATGAGGagactctcccctctctcctgcctgaaggacagaaaggactTTGCATTCTCTCTGGAAAAGATGGATGCCCAGCAGATCCAGAAGGCTCAAGCCATGTCTGTCCTGCAGGAGCTGACCCAGCAGGTCCTGATCCTCTTCAGCTCAAAGGACTCATTTGTTGCTTGGGAGACAACCCTCCTAGACACATTCTGTGATGAGCTCCATCAGCTGCTCAGTGACCAACAAGCCTGTCTGAAGCAGCAGGTGGTGATGCAGGACTCCCTAATGGCTGTGAGGAAATACTTCCACAGGATCACTGTCTACCTGAGAGAGAAGAACCACAGCCCCTGTGCCTGGGAGGTGGTCAGAGCAGAAGTCTGGAGAGCCCTGTCTTCCTCAGTCAACTTACTGGCAAGATTGAGTGAGGAGAAGGAGTAA
- the LOC100769352 gene encoding interferon alpha-12: MPRLCAFLMALVVMSYWSTCSLGCDLPQTHNLRNKRALTLLAQMRRLSPLSCLKDRKVFAFPLENVDAQQIQKAQAIPVLQELTQQVLILFSSKDSSAAWETTLLDTFCTGLHQQLSDLQACLMQQVGEQEPPLSQEDSLVAVRKYFHRITVYLREKNHSPCAWEVVRAEVWRALSSSANLLARLGEEKK, from the coding sequence ATGCCCAGGCTCTGTGCTTTCCTGATGGCCCTGGTGGTGATGAGCTACTGGTCAACCTGCTCTCTGGGATGTGacctgcctcagactcacaaCCTCAGGAACAAGAGAGCCTTGACACTCCTGGCACAAATGAGGagactctcccctctctcctgcctgaaGGACAGAAAGGTCTTTGCATTCCCTCTGGAGAACGTGGATGCCCAGCAGATCCAGAAGGCTCAAGCTATTCCTGTCCTGCAGGAGCTGACCCAGCAGGTCCTGATCCTCTTCAGTTCAAAGGACTCATCTGCTGCTTGGGAGACAACCCTCCTAGACACATTCTGCACTGGCCTTCACCAGCAGCTCAGTGACCTGCAAGCCTGTTTGATGCAGCAGGTGGGGGAGCAAGAACCTCCCCTGAGCCAGGAAGACTCCCTGGTGGCTGTGAGGAAATACTTCCACAGGATCACTGTCTACCTGAGAGAGAAGAACCACAGCCCCTGTGCCTGGGAGGTGGTCAGAGCAGAAGTCTGGAGAGCCCTGTCTTCCTCAGCCAACTTGCTTGCAAGATTGGGTGAGGAGAAGAAATAA
- the LOC100750635 gene encoding interferon alpha-12, with protein sequence MPRLCAFLMALVVMSYWSTCSLGCDLPQIHNLRNKRALTLLAQMRRLSPLSCLKDRKDFAFPLENVDAQQIQKAQAIPVLQELTQQVLILFSSKDSSAAWETTLLDTFCTGLHQQLSDLQACLMQQVGEQEPPLSQEDSLVAVRKYFHRITVYLREKNHSPCAWEVVRAEVWRALSSSANLLARFE encoded by the coding sequence ATGCCCAGGCTCTGTGCTTTCCTGATGGCCCTGGTGGTGATGAGCTACTGGTCAACCTGCTCTCTGGGATGTGACCTGCCTCAGATTCATAACCTCAGGAACAAGAGAGCCTTGACACTCTTGGCACAAATGAGGagactctcccctctctcctgcctgaaggacagaaaggactTTGCATTCCCTCTGGAGAACGTGGATGCCCAGCAGATCCAGAAGGCTCAAGCCATCCCTGTCCTGCAGGAGCTGACCCAGCAGGTCCTGATCCTCTTCAGTTCAAAGGACTCATCTGCTGCTTGGGAGACAACCCTCCTAGACACATTCTGCACTGGCCTTCACCAGCAGCTCAGTGACCTGCAAGCCTGTTTGATGCAGCAGGTGGGGGAGCAAGAACCTCCCCTGAGCCAGGAAGACTCCCTGGTGGCTGTGAGGAAATACTTCCACAGGATCACTGTCTACCTGAGAGAGAAGAACCACAGCCCCTGTGCCTGGGAGGTGGTCAGAGCAGAAGTCTGGAGAGCCCTGTCTTCCTCAGCCAACTTGCTGGCAAGATTTGAGTGA